Below is a window of Neodiprion virginianus isolate iyNeoVirg1 chromosome 4, iyNeoVirg1.1, whole genome shotgun sequence DNA.
taaatcctaCCTTATCAAGGTACTGGGCTATCAGTTCCACTGCCACTGTTCGTCCCAGCCTCACTTTTTGTGGCCGCTATGCGATCGCCGCGTCTCGTGCTCTTCGAAAGAGACGCGACTTCTTTGAGAAGACTGGAAATTTTGTGCTGAAGTGTGCTGACCTTATTTTCATACTCTTTTTCCGTCGCTTTCATTTTAGTGCGCAACTCCGTCTCGCTGGTAAAATGTTTTGCTTTCAACTCGGTGATCTGTGGAATGGAGTATTAAAATCAATCAAGATGATCCTCCTTACTTACAAGGAAACCCGTTTAAGTTTTCATCTGTTATCATAAAGATGCGCAAGCCAtcttcaagttttcaaataaaacacaaaggaaagaaattgaatacactattatacaaatattttaaattctaGTGAAATTTCAACCTTATTATGATATATAAAAAGAGAACGTTCAATGATGGTTATATTCTAAAGTTAAGTTTCGGAAATAGGACCAATATACGGCAGGAGGAGAATTAAATTAGAGGACAATTACTCGACTATCGTTTTGGTAGAGCAATCTTTGAACTGCAATAACGTAGTTCTCTTACGTTTCTTTCCGTCAAAGTCGCGATAGTTCAACTTCAGTGTCTTTTCAGACACGTTAATCTGATATTTTTGCATGTCCAAGAATAATTgcgttgcaaaaatttgtgaTCCTTTcagtgttcgaaaatggtCTTGCGTCTCGTGACGATATCAGGTAAAGACATAAATATGTTCCCTTGTTAACAGGGTGAAAGAACCTGTTCCTTAGCGGCGTGTACTTCAGATCATTTCAATGTTTCGTCCGagtttttaccattttatcCTTCGTCAATAGTTGGCCATCCTTTTGCATAATTTGCTTTTGTAACAGCGCTATTTTCTCCTTCAACTGAGTCACCGCCACTACGTGATCCGAGCTGTTTGGATCATGGGAGTCGTGAACGCCTCCCATTCGCGCCGCCTTCACAGGTGTTGGCCCATTCGTTCCTTCTACAGGATCGGATTGTGTGGGCAACTGCGTCACATCAACCCTGTTGGGCCGCTTGTTGTGACCTTTCATTCTGCAATGAGATAAACTTGAAAGATTTCTTAAGCCTGATGGAAACTGTAATACATATAAAAGTGAAACTGGTATTCTAATTAGTATGTATATTTATCATCTACTCACTTTTGTTCTTTGTGTTTCGCAGCCCGTTGTTGTGCTAATTTTAAATGTGCCCTTCTATCCGCGTCCGACTGCTTCGTCTTTGCCAAGGCTCGCTTGTAGGATAGTGTGCACAACCAACATAACAGTTTACCATCgacctaaaaaaaatttggagaatttattttctgtgGATAAGCTACGTTTCAAGGTGgttcattgatttttcgttcATTAATTTAACCCAGCTCCTAGTAGTCAAAAATGATATTCAAGtcatttcattcttcttctaAAGCAACTAGAATTCTATTGCCTCATTGATTGCCTATTATGACGTTGCTTGTACCTTTTTATCTTCATCCTGCCTGTCGAAAGCACACTTTTGTTTACACTGTTCACAGGTAACAGGTGGGCCGTAACGTTTCTCAGAATTGGTGCACCGCTGACATTTACTGCCAATGAAAGCAGCTATGGTATTGCAATACTCACACGCTGAAGGTTTCCCATACGCTTTAACATTCTGCTCACATTTTTTGCATATCGTACTGGTGCTGCCTTTACTGCGAACAGTTGAATGTATATTAGAATTCTCATATGTGATCGCAAAGAAATAATCTACTTTGAAACGGTTATTCAGTTTTTAGTTAATCTCatattctcgtttttctttcagatTTGAAGGATGAAATTCTCTTTCCGAATCGACTTACATGGTCTGTTGAAACTCAGATCGACAATAAGTGCATTTGACGACGGGAAATGCTCCTCGGCATTCCTGTAAGGTAAATACATTGCTCTTATTACACCATTGTTGTCAACACTTGCGCAGCGCATGCCAGCTTATATTGTAACAGTGTCGATTGTCAAGAAGATAAGACGTAACGAGAGAATCTTTGTTTACAAGTATTCGTTTGTAAAATATAGCAAAAAAGGATCACTGCGAATGGAAATAACCTCCATACCCAAAAACTGAAACGCCCGTCacattggaaagaaaaatgtgtaaatgAACAAGGCAGATTTTTAGTGCGTAATTTTGTAGCATTCTGTCAAATGACGCGAACATATCGGCGTGCGCATGCAGCAATGGCTAGTGAAAATTTAGTATTTcaaaacaaatataataaGTCATATTTGCGCTGATAGAAATTCTATGCATACGATAAAAGAGATGAAAGGTGGGGACGCGGGTAGACATACCTTGCATAACTGTTGACCAGGTGATAATTCCTCGAAAGGATGCCTGGAGAAGCATCTTGAGCAAGCGAAAAGCGCCTGGCTGTTGTTACCGCTCATGTTCGTGGAGACTGGTTATGTCGAAAAAGCTGACGAAGAAAGTTTTGTCAGATGCCGCTGGTGCAATCGCGCACACGTCACAGTTGTGTGTTGAATGCCGTTGTAAACGCGAGCGTGGAAAAgtgttcctttttttctcaacttatGTCAAATGCAATgttattgtataaatatttctagCATCACTATCATCGTGCGCCCAAGTTTGCTGATATACTGGAAGCGGCAGATACGTTGCGATCactgatattatttttcttgcgAAAATTGGACGTGCTGTAGGTTTTGTTTGCTCTCTGACTCACGACAACTTCAATTTCTCGCCACCGGTTGTCGTACTGCAGAGGCCATACTGCATTCTAAGAGTCTCAATACTCCGTGACTCTAGTCATTCTGAAAAACGCTTGCAGCGCCTCCAGTAAGGACACACAAAAAACTTATACTGATCCTTGTACGAGTTCGCGTTTTTGTCCTCTGCCAATGTTTGTTGTAAACTAGCCGGTACCATTAGGCTGAGAGTGGCCCCCTGACACtcaccactgctcgtatactaaaaaattgtacgcgtcttgtccccgttttttagttcctctacgtgtcgctagtagacttctgacacgctcgctgcccTGGCTGACCGCGCGAAAGCTCGTCAGGTAACTACTagtaatgtaaaataaaataatataataaaaatataatgtaataataacattaattattatttgtaatagtagtattaataatttctGAACATCTTATGCCGTTTTATCCGATACTTACGAAATGTTTTCCGCTCGTAGTAACGAGCAACATTTCCACTGATAATTTACGAGGTGCAAGTTTTATATAGCTCTTAAAGTAGACATTTaacggaaaaaagtttcagataAAATTGATAGGAAATTTTATGCTCTACAAATTTGGTTATTACCATTTTTCATGTATCATGAACCGTTAACTATATATTTAGCaagaaacaaattaaaaaaagtttggagtgctataaataaaaatttatgcattGTACAGAAGAACGTTACAAGTAAAAGTTGTAGATAATGTTATTATCTACGAAAATTATCTCTACTATTTTTGTCGTACGATGCACGGTTCACGAGATATTTGATAAAACGTGTTTTCCAAGATGGCGGCTAACGCGGGcacccctcccccccccccccccccgtgaCAACAACTTGCATTTATATTCAGTGGACACCCCTGAACATGTTCcaacaataaattttgttgtatagaaaattgcagaaaaaaaatacgtggcTCTTGGCCTACATGGCGTTGATAAAAGATCTAAATAGCCTAATGGGGCTTTCCATAACTAAAAGTGGACGATATAAATTCATTGTCAAGCAGCGCCCTTTGTGTGGAGTCACTCATTGTCAAATCGGTATACCGTTGGTACGTAAAGACGACGAGAACTAATGTTACAATTAACTGGGTGCAAACAAATTTACCCAGGTGGACAATGCAGTGTCAGATATTATTATGactataaaataatataacaaaattaacTATTTTATG
It encodes the following:
- the LOC124302937 gene encoding protein FAM76A isoform X1; this encodes MSGNNSQALFACSRCFSRHPFEELSPGQQLCKECRGAFPVVKCTYCRSEFQQTIKGSTSTICKKCEQNVKAYGKPSACEYCNTIAAFIGSKCQRCTNSEKRYGPPVTCEQCKQKCAFDRQDEDKKVDGKLLCWLCTLSYKRALAKTKQSDADRRAHLKLAQQRAAKHKEQNLSHCRMKGHNKRPNRVDVTQLPTQSDPVEGTNGPTPVKAARMGGVHDSHDPNSSDHVVAVTQLKEKIALLQKQIMQKDGQLLTKDKMITELKAKHFTSETELRTKMKATEKEYENKVSTLQHKISSLLKEVASLSKSTRRGDRIAATKSEAGTNSGSGTDSPVP
- the LOC124302937 gene encoding protein FAM76A isoform X2 — translated: MSGNNSQALFACSRCFSRHPFEELSPGQQLCKECRGAFPVVKCTYCRSEFQQTIKGSTSTICKKCEQNVKAYGKPSACEYCNTIAAFIGSKCQRCTNSEKRYGPPVTCEQCKQKCAFDRQDEDKKVDGKLLCWLCTLSYKRALAKTKQSDADRRAHLKLAQQRAAKHKEQKMKGHNKRPNRVDVTQLPTQSDPVEGTNGPTPVKAARMGGVHDSHDPNSSDHVVAVTQLKEKIALLQKQIMQKDGQLLTKDKMITELKAKHFTSETELRTKMKATEKEYENKVSTLQHKISSLLKEVASLSKSTRRGDRIAATKSEAGTNSGSGTDSPVP